The genomic stretch ACCTTCTCTTTAGCCGCAGCTCTTCAAGAGCCTCAGACGCCCTTGTGCCTCTTCTGCATCTTTATGTCTGCTGCTAAGTTATTTTACTTTTGTTGGGAAATGTGAATTAAAATCTGTCTTAATTTCCCCGATATAATGTGCGGTATATCATGAAATGGAAGTAGATACATAACACACTAATGTAACTCCAATTATATTAGCAATAGTGCtagcaacaaaacaaagaaatccAACTGCTAAATTGTCATTAGGGATTTacaatgaatttttaaaatgaaatttaaGAAGATGACAACTAGATTTTTGTCAATTTAAATCAACAATGCTATCATATTTGCACACGTTTAAATCAAATGGGAACAAAAACTGTATAAAGCCAATCACATTACTTACAATGTTCGCATTGGGGAAGGTGCATTCCTGGTGCATGCCAGAAAGATAAAAAAGCATATGCGTGACTTTAAAAGTTAAAATTGTGACCATAAATCTAAGGAGatctatgaaaataaataatagtcaaGGATGTCAAAAGCTGTTTTGTTGATCTCCAGTGAAATGCATTGGGTTTGTACCTGTCCCAAATGACATTTTCACCAGCTAGCAAAAACAAGATGTAATCAGAGGCCACATAAAGGTCATCCCCTATAACCTGGATAATGACAGTGATGACACTACAGTAGGCCTACTGTACCTAAAGCTCATAACAATACAGTTTGAAAGCGCTGTATTGTAGCCTGCCTATGGTACGTATGGACCAAATGAATGTGTTTAGATAATAAAAAGCCCAGCTTTATTGTCTTGCCCATGCAATCTATTCTAAAGTTTTCTGGAGAATGAGTCATGTGGAAATTTAATGAATACATTGCAGCTGTGCATAGGCCTCAGTACATGTTGCTCTGTCAGGGATTTTTTCACAATAGGTGGTACATATGCATTGGGTTTTGGCCAGGTATAAAAGTAAGGGTTAATCCAGGCACAGTGTGAGTTCACCAGCTGGAAGCTGTTCTGACCTACCAAACCCCAAACATCATGATGGGCAAGGTAAGCACCACCACAGAGCCATTGGATAGAAAAACCCACTACTAGTAGAAAAATCTAAGAAGTCTCTTTTGAGTCTCTGTATAATCTCACAGGCAAAAATGAGACCAGAAGGAATGAGAACGTATTTTCTGCTCAAATATTTCTCGTGAGAAAAAAGAGCCAGGAATCGAATATGTTTCCTCATGAATTTTAGTGGAGATAAAAATCACACAATGCTCAGTTATGCAGAAATAATAATACTGCAACTTTTATCCTATCCAAGAAAAACTTGGTATAAAAATGGTATAAATAGCTATGACCATTTTTGGTCAGATGTTTTTCATCTGCATTTTGTCAGATACTATTTTTCTTCAAGGAAATTTAGGAATTTCATTAAGAAGCAAAAACTGGGGTGTGCACAAACACTATTGCAAGTGTACTGTCCATCAGTGGCTTACTGAGGTGTGGCTAACCTTTCTTGGTCCTCACAGGTCATCTTCTATGAGGATAGGAACTTTCAGGGCCGCTCCTATGAGTGCAGCAGTGACTGCTCGGACATGTCGTCCTTCCTGAGCCGCTGTCACTCTTGCCGAGTGGAGAGTGGCTGCTTCATGGTGTACGATCGTCCCAACTACTCTGGAAACCAGTACTTCATCAGGAGAGGAGACTACAATGACTACATGCGCTCATGGGGAATGAGTGACTGGATCAGATCTTGCCGCATGATTCCCATGGTATGATAAACAGGTTTTGACAGATGTGGGTTGTTCAGGTCTCCAAGATTATGTTCCAACTGCCTGATTTCTATTGTCAACTAAAACCAGCAATACCCAATTCTACAATAATATAAATCCACAGAtctcaatcctggtcctggtgTGACCCTGAGCTGCACATTTAACCTATTTCTTGCTCTCACACACTTTGACAAGTCTGAGAAACCCTTTAAATTCCAAGCATACTACACTCTAAGCTGATTATTCTGTAATTATTTGGACTTCTGTGCAAACTGTCTGATTTAGTCTTAAGTTATAGATATGTCTAATAGAGGTTTGGACCAGCCTGTGGATATTTAAGAGGTTAATTAGCtaattaatctttttttaaaaatcaccaAATCAAATCTGTCCATGTTGACTTATCCAAATTATTGCTGATTAGTCTAAACTTGTCTAAAGTTTGCTTCTGCTATTGTGCTGTACCTATGAGTCTAATGTAGCAAAGTAAAATTACAGCCGCCAGTTAGCATTGTACAAGCCATGCCTAAATCACCACAGTTGCCTCAAAATGAATCTTTCTTGTCTGTTTCTTAATCTTGTCAGACAATGCTCAGATGTCAAGATGGCTAATTTTAGCTGTGCTATGTCCTCGTGTAATTTTTGCTAGATAACAGTTTAACAGTTAACACTGCAGTTTTTGCTGCCACATAAGGAAGCAGTTCTTCTTCCTTGAGATTACttgcagttttgttttgttttttttattaatggatGATTTAGACATGGAGTAGTATTGATGTTTAACAGGTAGCTAAAAGTTTGCCTTAGTTTGTAGCTACATCAGCCTTTTAGCTGTAGTTTCAGTGACTGATCAAAAGGAGAAAACTGCTTTATATGTGAAAACTGCACATTTATGACAAGCTTTTGGCCAATAAGTTtaataagttttaaaatttttttattaatgctaCAATACAACAATATACAATACAGGTTTGGGACATATGACCTACATAAAACCAATATAAATTCAGATATAACTCCTAAGAACACAAAATACAAGAAGGTAACTAACAGACATATGAATAATCATGCAAATTAATTGGAAGGAGCAGTATGTACTTCAATTAAATATCTAAAGTAGTGTAATCTAAATCAGGAGAAACAAGATGTGCAAGTTTGCATTACCCTAAGTTTAGAGCCTAGGTTTCGGTCTTATTTATTGACCAAAGAAGGTTGTTACCTCAAACCTAATATCTTCATCTATTTTCCTACAACAGTACAGAGGATCCTACAGGATCAGGATCTATGAGCGGGAGAACTTCATGGGTCAGATGATGGAGATGACTGAAGACTGTGACTCCATTATGGACCGCTACAACTGGTCCAACGGTTGCATGTCCTGCCACGTGTTTGACGGCCACTGGCTCATGTACGAAGAGGCTCACTATAGAGGGAGGATGTGGTACTTCAGACCTGGAGAGTACAGGAGCTTTAGGGAGATGGGAATGCCTGGCATGAGGTTCATGAGCATGAGGCGTATCCTGGATTCCTGGTATTAAAAATCATGTCGTTTATaagtcattaaaatattttgaaaagaaatCAGCACACAGTGTGTTTGTCTCCTTTTTAAACGTCTTGGTAAACCCGCAAAAACAATTGCTTGATATTTGTTATGTCACAAATTACAAATCAAGGGAATAAAGATGACAAGGTGCTATGTTAATAGTGTAACATTGGGAATGTAATGTTTTCAATTTAGTTTTTATGCAGCATCTTAGTTTAGATTGTAGATTTAacaattatattttttcatagTTTTTCACCAATGTTTATTACCACAGAGACATCAAAGGCTTTACTGCACTGCTTTACCTGGAATTGCTCTTCTTTAATCTGTGGTGGGTTTTAGCTTAAGGTGGCCATTTATATACAGTGTGATTCTTTGCTTTAGGCTTAATAATGATTTGGTACCACTGGGCAAATCCTCAAAGCTTTTGGAAATCCTCTTTTactcatgtattttttttttttgcctgctctcctcggtgtgtgtgtattcttgtGATTCAGTTCTGTTCCTGTCTGGGATGTTGTAGTGGTCTATAGACGCACCTCTACTCTTCTCCAACAATAGAACAGCAGGACCTGCACACAGAGCAGCTGCCAGGAGCAGCTCTTATGTGCCACAAACTCTTTCTCCACTCTGCCACTCACCACGGATGGTCCAGAGTGACACCCTGCTGCCCAATTAGCCCCCCCCCCACTTCCAACATAACAAAAGACCTCTTAATGGCGACTCTTTTGGCCCCACTCCAAATCAGATCGTACAATGTGGCGCAAGGCTAAAGACTGGGGCCTTCACAAATGTCTCCTCCAGAAAGGGCCTCCTACGTCTTCATAGCCACTTACCTACAATGGGGAAAATTACAGCAGAATGAATGGAGGCTGGGGTTAGGGGTGTTGTAGGGAGGGGGTCAGGGTTAAAGTAAATATCCGATGAAGTATAAAATTTCCATAATCTCCCCTCTCTTCACAAATAGTCGATCAACCAATTTGCATTTGTTGCTGGACGTTTCTGTAGTTCTGTACTGGAGCTATGATGAAGCTAATGATAGCAAGAGATGTACAGAGCTGTTAAGGAAGCTCAAATACTCTCATATGGCTTCAGTTGTCTGTTTGCATTAGGTGTATAAACTAATAACGTGAATTTTATATGCTCGTTTTCTCTAAATCCTACTTTTAAAAAAGGGCTCTATCCATGTGAATAACCACTTGCAAAGAAAAAGGAAAGTACACAATCAATGATGGcaagagagggaaggagagttGTTTAAAGTTAATGTAAGTGTTAAACAGTTTGATGTAGTATgtaaacatttcaaaaacactgtTCAAAGCTTATAATTTAATTCTCAGTCCATACAGACCAACTGTAGAAGCTAAGTTGAAATGCAGAAGTTAGAAAATATGCACAAGGATAAAGTCTGTTATGGCCCCTTTAAATTTCCATCCGGCAGATGTGCTTCTCCATCCAAACTCATACAAACTGCCTAGAGATTATGCAGATTCAGGAACTTATTGACAAGAGCACTAAGGTTAATATAATTACATCAATACAAATGTAAACCTACTGGCATGTTGTACCTAAATATTGTCTCCAGGTTGCACTCCTCAGCTAAAGCAATTTGGAACATACTACAGCACAAGCGGTCAAGGCCTGAGGTGGTACAGGGCTTTGGAACAGGGATTGATTTGCATAATTCAGCTTCATTTTGCAAATGTTCTTTGCGACTCAGCAAGACCCGCATTGCAGATTTCAAGGAATGAGGTTTATAGCTTATTGcatttaaatacagaaaactGCTGACTTCAGTAGAATTTCATTTTAAACCTCAATGCAGACTATTTTTGGGGTAAGGGCTCATTATGAAgaggaaaaacagaagaaagaaactCCAGACAAAGCATGACAATCTGACTTGAGTGATTGAAAGATGATTTTACATCAATAAATTCAGAAATCTTTTTGTCGTATTTATCAATTTCTATAATTATTGTAAAGCCTGcttcagtttattattattattattattataaatagatGCAATTCTTAATGTAGTGGACCTTTCAAACCAGATctaatttgttttgctttcaaCAGAGTGCAAatggaaagaaaataaaagagaaatgtaAAAAGTGATTTCTGTCCTAGAGACTATTTCCTATTAATATTTAACCTTTAAATCACAGacagtaaaatattttgtaGAACACATTCTCCAAAAAGGCTGGACATTAACAAACTATACACCCTAATATACCCAAAACACAAAGCCCAATTTCATGCTTTTGCCATTGGTTTGGTGTCACTAGTCTGAACTGTAACTATGAGCTGTTAATAAGCTTGAGTTAATCTAATACCACAATAAAAACTTTTTCAAATTCATGTTTATCTGTATTTTGGCTCATTAAAATTTGTTTCACTGCAACAAAGCCTGTAGAAAGCACGCCAAGGCTATGGAAACCATATTAGTATCATCATTACTACAGCGTGTTgacaaattaaacataataGATTGTCAGTTAGCAACAGCAGTGGTCGTTAGCACCAATGTTAAATGAATCCATCTTGAGGTCACAGTTCACCACACATCCATCATTTTGATTCCTGcccacaaataataaaaaagggcCCGAAATGTCAGTGCTGCAGCGCCTCGGGGCTAACACCATCTGTGGCCAAGAATTGTGGCATTTTATGTCTAATGCTAGATTGATTGGAGAAATGTGCTCATAAAGATCCACTAGAATTTTTGGATTGGACACTTGCCTAATAAATAGTAAAACATTTTGAACTATAAAGAAGAGCATCTGACaatgagtaaaaaatataaaataaaaaaaagcaaattgtTTGTTTGCTTAATGCGATAATTGTTTGCAATTAGCATGTTTAGCTGTATGTTAGCATTTTCTTTAattgtatgttttgtttgttgatgAAGTAAGgaaataatttcatttaaaaaattaaaacctACACACTCTTTTATCTAGAGTGCACAAAATTAGATTTTGGAGCTACAAAACTATGGATGCATATATCATGTTAAATAACACTGTACAAACTGCATGCCTAATTCATCACACACTTGCTTCAAACTGCAGCCATCTGCTAAATTCACCATGAACCTATATCTATAATTTTTTCAAAGATTCAGGCCACACACCTATTTTTTTCTGGATTCTTAAAGTATAAGCGTCTGTTACCTATTTGCTATATTAGTCTTGTAGCTGAGGTAAAAACCAAACGATGAGGCATTGCACACTAAACATGTCTTAGCTCACTGACAATGAGATATTTTTTGTTGCCAAACTATCCCTTTAATGTGTCCAGACAGTCACGCATCCCCTCTAGGGTCTGTCTAGCAGATTTCTGTCTTGTCATCACTCACAGACGAGATAAATGTTCAATAATGGGATTGTCACTTAGCGCTACTCTCTAGCTTGAGGCTCTTCAGGTCTGAGATAATTCTGGACTAATTTTGAATAATCTCAGTGGAAAAGCATTCATTATAACTAAAAAATCTTTTTAACAACATTGTTCTGAATCATTGGATGGATGTCTTTGTTCTTGTTAATGCTTTCTGTATTAATTTTTCTGTCCAAAATACAGCACTAGATAGTTTTTCCTTTGGTTTTATACCCCTGTCAAGGCTGCTAAAGCCATTTCAGCATGTGCTGTTATAGCAGAGCCTGGAAAACAGAGGGGAAGAAAATTACTGGTGCTACAATTGCTTGCTGACTGCATTCAAATGCAAATAGATTTTTTACTGAAACCACATTGAGAGGAGCTGCTGCTGAGGCCCTTTTCCGTAAAAAACTAAGTAAGTGTTGAATTCAAAGTCTAGACCAAGAAAAGAAAGATGGTTAGGCCAAGCCAGGTCAAACTCTACCTATGGGAATATCAAAGAGAATGAAATTCACAGCCAGAGAATTCTTATCTCTTCCCTCGTTGGGACCACGGCCTGCCTTTGCTAATGGATGTCTCGCATCAAGTTATTAGTCAGAAAACCCATCAAGCG from Hoplias malabaricus isolate fHopMal1 chromosome 2, fHopMal1.hap1, whole genome shotgun sequence encodes the following:
- the LOC136686268 gene encoding gamma-crystallin M2-like, encoding MMGKVIFYEDRNFQGRSYECSSDCSDMSSFLSRCHSCRVESGCFMVYDRPNYSGNQYFIRRGDYNDYMRSWGMSDWIRSCRMIPMYRGSYRIRIYERENFMGQMMEMTEDCDSIMDRYNWSNGCMSCHVFDGHWLMYEEAHYRGRMWYFRPGEYRSFREMGMPGMRFMSMRRILDSWY